The Anguilla anguilla isolate fAngAng1 chromosome 4, fAngAng1.pri, whole genome shotgun sequence genome has a window encoding:
- the LOC118224607 gene encoding GTP-binding protein Di-Ras1, which produces MPEQSNDYRVVVFGAGGVGKSSLVLRFVKGTFRDTYIPTVEDTYRQVISCDKSVCTLQITDTTGSHQFPAMQRLSISKGHAFILVYSITSRQSLEELKPIYQQVLAIKGTVENIPVMLVGNKSDESQREVETKEGEAQAAAWKCAFMETSAKMNYNVKELFQELLNLEKKRNMSLNIDGKRSSKQKRADKLKGKCSIM; this is translated from the coding sequence ATGCCAGAGCAGAGCAATGACTACCGTGTGGTGGTGTTTGGGGCGGGTGGGGTAGGCAAGAGCTCGCTGGTCCTACGCTTTGTGAAGGGCACGTTCCGGGACACCTACATCCCCACGGTGGAGGACACGTACCGGCAGGTGATCAGCTGTGACAAGAGCGTCTGCACACTCCAGATCACCGACACCACCGGCAGCCACCAGTTCCCAGCCATGCAGCGCCTGTCCATCTCCAAAGGCCACGCCTTCATCCTGGTCTACTCCATCACCAGCCGCCAGTCCCTGGAGGAGCTCAAGCCCATCTACCAGCAGGTGCTGGCCATAAAGGGCACCGTGGAGAACATCCCCGTCATGCTGGTGGGCAACAAGAGTGACGAGTCTCAGCGGGAGGTGGAAACCAAGGAGGGGGAAGCCCAGGCGGCGGCCTGGAAGTGCGCCTTCATGGAGACCTCCGCCAAGATGAACTACAACGTCAAGGAGCTCTTCCAGGAGCTGCTCAAcctggagaagaagaggaacATGAGCCTGAACATCGACGGCAAGCGCTCCAGCAAGCAGAAACGCGCCGACAAGCTCAAGGGCAAGTGTAGCATCATGTAG